One stretch of Clavelina lepadiformis chromosome 6, kaClaLepa1.1, whole genome shotgun sequence DNA includes these proteins:
- the LOC143463332 gene encoding poly [ADP-ribose] polymerase tankyrase-like isoform X2, whose translation MSSEAGNADVSENANTSKSPMKESDLSTDEVVTVESSLVKKDMSQSLSTEAFIAASDGDLTSSGKEDVTDEEKPEEKPEEKPDEKHDETSKKEDDKQEDEEDNKEAASPNKESDAVDETPGGENVEEQAEETHPEESENAPNENVSPKESEADEPKCEEMETNEANEQKTELTTIDSSAIEMETDGNSNTKEDDNNEVAEKSNETKTEKRGRGRPPSDKRANQPPAIETRQKSKRPRRHVSAASGYDVSNMQQAGTSPGTGRGRKLSSSPAAGPGRPKKTDSPSIGPGRPKKSEGASAPDTSPGHVTPYYAKGDVLAVRNEDGGFYLCMCPNNIFTVTKPFKVQWLDKCDEPNMFKRSYFDYLHVKSVLYSGVLLKKLDSNKLSLPEVQERKINHRLEKSLRGEEDISSDSDEELDESGKKMTNLKRAAKQKETKAKASKENVNEDEGHDEDDTEDYVPLSEMSPRLTGGRGRKRKSSKDVDVTRKLGKIHIAGMPNTGVKRKSQKYEIGISNPSVRLLKTPLKAGTSGSPVKPRGRPRKQETSGKIVTSDSNGAVKYMINPEVMEQLHSKSHRSNENLVPNQAIDVAAKDPAFDLRQSQCHLPKDKLAIRAAILQDVEELEGLYSDVTHLPHLLCKSRSVDVPLTAMHYALRAGNVGVLRSLCQELSRLNDFVIKPEADPPAMLRDSSDAQNGFKGEELSAIDISKGLKEGNHAFLKDIKPTFDSALSLASDIAYFACSIGLSPELLQLLVDIYPKTKDVDMKEMLCNNMYRALEMGHVDTAQFLIRTSRQETTAYPVIGHASAINPPGVHGLTELHELVLYTEEPLPSAFTIKDAKKKSGDSHRLQAVHCAASNPNITCLKQLIAAAKECLNTMDGRNRRPIHYAAACSSTKPLEFLINKVSIEEQDVNGMTPVMIAAEAGREKNVDLLLKTASKSNVLHVVNVVERPDRNNRSAVHYAAMNGHAAVIEVLAKYKTDLNKTLSVSKARATPLMLAAANGHVQTCMLLVEFGASIEIRDKLQRTALIHAAMNGHYPVITYLLHKGADPNVADSSNNSAIHYAAAYGWYHCVLVLLQASANPDVYNDRKMPPIGVTLLKDHRETAHLLAEHHADANFRDERGRTLVARLLAEEPLTWGLVDRVTYLIESYKPEVNAQDVQGMGPIHNLAANSVRVGKNREVDPIRQSVSIYLAKMLLDRGAELNMADYRGRLPLYFAVDDMNVALVELFVRRGTHCPRSTNSSADNVLHMLARSWDQGNMADIVFGLVNMTSQTVQELAARRNKYGFTPLLLFTKSIADYAKPAADSSDQAENELKKLTKKLEDQACPLLEALVMASKSDVSTIVGKTRRNYRNPNDEGKSAAHYLSKSAIDKECKVLACLLRHKPKLDLLDGQGASPLITALLNRNCRAEQMLLDAGAQPNFCSNNPKHKYPIAPLILAVARHGPGDRSLLPAIRALLRTISDIKLVPPDPRNGRTALMFAVEKEEEIDLVNALLEKQASLKECDAQGRTPLHLAVNASGPSSALFDIPDLLIEKGASLTVADKFGRVPLHYAYVKIGKESVTSEQGCDPIELTTLLTSGMSGEEVDTADASGRTPLHEAARRGAMICCMHLVERGANINRQDSDCNSPMSLAVKAGHNSCAVMLIQKGANVNTNVITIPRPLSGADTQEEISHRKWRLKSAIAPPPKPTCEPVFKVVVEKGWQGVTYVMLDRLEACGVKYASAVESAMRARKYQVVLSLLRKQRDSSKLCEKNDLKQNLLHVLAINRPTNTDVQIKVAKVLIERGVPSYTTDERGCTPLHYAAFTKNLTLIKFFIERNPSSFRGMISLTDLAGRNAFAALLWNSAINDDTTANILKLFLEHDRGSGAINRTCRFPIPLIEAPSPDCDPAIAVNDYFSGEIESIVINPLTRAIQLKAHRVIDLLLDYNVDINIQVDGLKNQTPLMLAVQQNDEDVVKKLLNHKTPVLLSALDSDDRTVLHHAAKPLAYGYWENMTILKLLIDQGVPIPQVDRFGGTALSYALEGGSGRMSDELQAVMNIDREKWVKPSCITAEVSDNIIWSTSTPNFEDDAVTILERIREDEMENDSEQPTPHPDLLSGLREAGEIVFDPTVSRHCDVFLIAVDVQQNGNVQYNFFRMQVIHQKGKNLYMFFTRWGLIGERGNWQTSPFNTPSNAIKEFAKYFKLKTANEWRSINNFKPQTRKYHLVAPDVQRQRGVADLEFDLHTDIQSLLDKEIQSAFADMINVDSMKEAMKDSTNVDPDVMPFGRLEKERLSMGISILNDIKELIISAGELKPTDPQDQIRLQRALEKVQQNSTEYYRLLPPRGGIFDRIRPISDTEVLSRMMLQTKRLCELEFANKVLLGAQYRINEMNPLDYVYRSVGCNLHVMDPDSDESQYLLQCLHNTGSNVQVDCMYRVNRPGEAANIVETGLGNYRMLWHGTNILNLMSILQKGLQPTEAPNTGNLPQFGKGIYLSDMVARAMQDCKTWGTEKKYMLLCQVALGHIKEIRDADKCSDMEVANSVMAVGKYIPKPGKNLILPEGGAISLGEKVKNTDLTGVTNTYNEYVVYSPEQVCIRYLVRFDVADDEKQSSSSNDPFPAQTSSSKSTK comes from the exons ATGAGCAGTGAAGCAGGCAATGCTGATGTTAGCGAAAACGCTAACACCAGCAAGTCTCCAATGAAGGAAAGCGACTTGTCCACTGATGAAGTGGTCACAGTTGAAAGTTCCCTTGTAAAGAAGGACATGTCTCAGTCTTTATCTACGGAAGCTTTCATCGCTGCGAGTGATGGTGATCTAACCAGCTCTGGCAAAGAGGACGTTACAGATGAAGAAAAACCAGAGGAAAAACCAGAAGAAAAACCAGACGAAAAACATGATGAAACTTCTAAGAAGGAAGATGACAAACAAGAAGACGAAGAGGACAATAAGGAAGCCGCAAGCCCAAACAAAGAATCTGATGCTGTGGATGAGACACCGGGTGGAGAAAATGTGGAAGAACAAGCAGAAGAAACCCATCCTGAAGAGAGTGAAAATGCTCCAAACGAAAATGTTTCACCGAAAGAAAGTGAGGCTGATGAGCCAAAGTGTGAAGAGATGGAGACAAATGAAGCAAATGAACAG AAAACAGAACTCACAACAATTGATTCCAGTGCCATTGAAATGGAGACTGATGGAAACAGTAACACTAAAGAAGATGACAACAATGAAGTTGCAGAGAAatcaaatgaaacaaaaa CTGAGAAACGTGGTCGAGGGCGTCCACCGAGTGACAAGCGTGCAAACCAGCCTCCTGCCATAGAAACAAGACAGAAGTCAAAGCGCCCACGCAGGCACGTATCTGCAGCGTCAGG GTATGATGTTTCAAACATGCAGCAGGCTGGCACTTCCCCGGGAACAGGAAGAGGCAGAAAGTTGTCCTCGTCACCAGCGGCTGGACCGGGCAGGCCAAAGAAAACAGACTCACCTTCAATTGGTCCAGGTCGTCCAAAGAAGTCAGAAGGTGCCAGTGCTCCAGACACTTCACCCGGTCACGTAACACCTTATTACGCTAAAGGAGATGTTCTTGCTGTGAGAAATGAAGATG gCGGTTTCTACTTGTGCATGTGCCCGAATAACATCTTCACCGTAACCAAGCCGTTCAAGGTCCAGTGGTTGGATAAGTGTGATGAACCAAACATGTTCAAACGGTCGTATTTTGACTACTTGCATGTAAAAAGTGTCCTCTATTCTGGggttttgctgaaaaaacttGATAGTAACAAGTTGTCACTGCCAGAG GTGCAAGAAAGAAAGATTAACCACAGATTAGAAAAATCCCTTCGAGGTGAGGAGGATATTTCATCGGATTCTGATGAAGAACTTGATGAATCTGGAAAGAAAATGACTAACTTGAAACGagctgcaaaacaaaaagaaaccaaGGCTAAAG CATCGaaagaaaatgtaaatgaagATGAAGGTCACGACGAGGACGACACAGAGGACTATGTTCCTTTGTCTGAGATGTCTCCAAGATTAACAGGAGGAAGAGGCcgcaaa AGAAAATCCTCAAAAGATGTTGACGTAACCAGAAAGCTGGGCAAGATCCATATAGCTGGGATGCCGAATACTGGAGTGAAGCGCAAGTCACAGAAATATGAAATCGGAATCTCAAACCCAAGCGTTCGGCTTCTCAAAACACCT CTGAAAGCTGGCACCTCTGGTTCTCCAGTGAAGCCTCGAGGCCGACCCAGGAAACAG GAGACCTCTGGTAAAATAGTAACATCAGATTCCAATGGAGCCGTTAAGTACATGATAAACCCAGAAGTCATGGAACAACTCCATTCAAAATCCCATCGTAGCAATGAAAATCTTGTGCCAAACCAAGCTATCGATGTTGCAGCCAAAGACCCAGCCTTTGATTTAAG GCAATCACAGTGTCACCTTCCAAAGGACAAACTGGCAATTCGTGCAGCCATTTTGCAAGATGTAGAAGAATTGGAGGGATTATACAGTGACGTAACCCATCTGCCACAC TTGTTATGCAAGAGTCGTTCGGTCGATGTTCCATTAACAGCCATGCATTACGCATTGCGTGCCGGTAATGTTGGTGTTTTGCGATCACTTTGTCAGGAACTTTCACGCTTGAATGATTTTGTGATTAAGCCAGAAGCAGATCCTCCTGCGATGTTGAGAGACTCGTCTGATGCACA AAACGGCTTTAAAGGGGAAGAGCTTTCAGCTATCGATATTAGCAAAGGTTTAAAGGAAGGCAATCATGCGTTTCTAAAA GATATTAAACCAACATTTGACAGTGCACTCTCACTCGCATCTGACATTGCATACTTTGCATGCTCTATTGGTCTTAGCCCAGAACTGCTTCAACTTCTGGTTGACATTTACCCTAAAACTAAAGACGTTGACATGAAA GAAATGCTCTGTAACAACATGTATCGGGCACTTGAAATGGGCCATGTTGATACTGCACAGTTTCTCATTCGAACGTCCAGGCAAGAAACGACAGCTTATCCTGTAATTGGCCATGCCTCTGCCATTAACCCACCAGGAGTTCATGGTCTCACAGAACTTCACGAATTGGTTTTGTACACCGAGGAGCCTCTACCATCAGCCTTCACA ATTAAGGATGCCAAGAAAAAGAGCGGTGATAGTCATCGTTTGCAAGCAGTTCATTGTGCTGCTAGTAATCCTAACATAACCTGCTTAAAGCAACTGATAGCAGCAGCAAAGGAATGCTTAAACACGATGGATGGTCGCAACCGGCGTCCAATTCATTATGCAGCGGCTTGCTCTAGCACAAAACCACTGGAATTTCTCATCAATAA GGTAAGCATTGAAGAGCAAGATGTTAATGGAATGACCCCAGTCATGATTGCGGCGGAGGCGGGAAGAGAGAAGAATGTTGATCTTTTGCTGAAAACAGCGAGCAAGAGTAACGTCCTGCATGTGGTTAATGTTGTTGAACGTCCTGATCGTAACAACAGATCTGCCGTTCATTACGCTGCTATGAATGGCCATGCT GCTGTCATAGAAGTGTTGGCTAAGTACAAAACTGACTTGAACAAGACCTTGAGTGTTTCAAAGGCTCGTGCCACCCCGCTCATGCTGGCTGCTGCGAATGGTCATGTCCAAACTTGCATGTTATTGGTGGAG TTTGGTGCAAGCATAGAAATAAGGGATAAGTTGCAAAGGACGGCATTGATTCATGCAGCAATGAATGGACATTATCCTGTAATCACCTATCTTCTACATAAAG GTGCCGATCCAAATGTTGCCGATTCATCAAACAATTCTGCCATTCATTATGCAGCAGCTTATGGATGGTACCACTGTGTGCTGGTACTTCTACAAGCTTCTGCCAACCCAGATGTGTATAATGACAGAAAG atGCCCCCAATAGGAGTGACCTTGTTGAAAGATCACAGAGAAACTGCCCACTTGTTGGCAGAACATCACGCCGATGCCAATTTCCGTGATGAGCGTGGCCGCACTTTAGTAGCAAGACTACTTGCTGAAGAACCATTAACATGGGGTCTTGTTGATCGGGTGACGTATTTGATCGAATCATACAAGCCAGAAGTGAATGCTCAGGATGTACAAGGCATGGGACCG ATCCACAATTTAGCCGCAAACTCAGTTAGAGTTGGTAAGAACAGAGAAGTTGACCCGATTCGACAATCCGTGAGCATCTACTTGGCCAAAATGCTCCTGGATAGAGGCGCTGAACTAAACATGGCTGACTACAGGGGCCGCTTGCCACTCTACTTCGCTGTTGATGAT ATGAATGTGGCTTTGGTTGAGCTGTTTGTCCGACGAGGAACACACTGCCCGAGAAGCACAAATTCGTCAGCAGACAATGTTCTGCACATGCTGGCACGTAGCTGGGATCAGGGAAATATGGCCGATATTGTATTTGGTCTTGTTAACATG ACATCGCAAACAGTCCAAGAACTAGCTGCACGTCGAAACAAGTATGGATTTACCCCGTTGCTTCTATTTACAAAATCAATTGCTGAC TATGCAAAGCCTGCTGCAGACAGCTCAGATCAAGCTGAAAATGAACTTAAGAAGCTT ACAAAGAAGCTTGAAGACCAGGCCTGTCCTTTACTTGAAGCTTTGGTTATGGCATCCAAGTCTGACGTGAGTACGATTGTTGGGAAAACTCGTCGAAATTATCGCAACCCAAATGATGAAGGAAAATCCGCCGCCCATTATCTTAGTAAATCGGCCATTGACAAG GAATGCAAAGTCCTGGCATGTCTTCTTCGCCACAAGCCAAAGTTGGATCTATTGGATGGCCAAGGCGCTTCACCGTTGATCACGGCGCTGTTAAATCGCAACTGTCGCGCTGAACAGATGCTGTTGGATGCTGGCGCTCAGCCAAACTTTTGCTCAAACAACCCTAAGCACAAATATCCTATCGCTCCTTTAATTCTTGCTGTTGCCAGGCATGG TCCTGGAGATCGTAGCCTGCTTCCAGCTATCCGAGCTCTTCTTCGAACAATATCAGACATCAAACTCGTGCCACCCGATCCCAGGAATGGAAGAACTGCTCTCATGTTTGCAGTTGAAAAGGAAGAAG AAATTGACCTGGTGAATGCCTTGCTTGAGAAGCAAGCGTCATTGAAAGAATGTGATGCCCAGGGCAGGACACCTCTTCATCTTGCTGTCAATGCAAGTGGCCCATCATCTGCCCTCTTTGACATTCCTGATCTGCTGATAGAGAAAGGCGCCAGTCTCACAGTTGCTGATAAATTTGGAAGGGTTCCTCTTCATTACGCTTACGTGAAGATTGGCAA AGAGTCGGTTACTTCGGAGCAAGGATGTGATCCCATTGAACTCACGACACTCCTCACTTCAGGAATGTCCGGTGAGGAGGTGGACACCGCTGATGCTTCCGGTCGAACTCCGCTTCACGAAGCCGCTCGTCGAGGTGCGATGATATGTTGCATGCATCTCGTCGAGAGAGGAGCAAATATCAACAGACAGGATTCGGATTGCAACTCCCCAATGAGTCTCGCTGTCAAAGCCGGCCATAACAG TTGTGCAGTGATGTTGATCCAGAAAGGTGCTAACGTCAACACAAACGTAATCACAATCCCACGTCCACTGAGTGGAGCTGATACCCAGGAAGAAATTTCCCACAGGAAATGGAGACTGAAGTCTGCCATCGCCCCACCACCCAAGCCCACTTGTGAACCGGTTTTCAAG GTTGTTGTAGAGAAAGGCTGGCAGGGTGTTACTTATGTTATGCTGGATAGGCTTGAAGCTTGTGGAGTGAAGTATGCGTCAGCAGTAGAA TCGGCGATGCGAGCTCGAAAATACCAGGTCGTTTTATCTCTACTTCGCAAACAAAGAGATTCTAGCAAGCTGTGTGAAAAGAATGACCTGAAGCAGAACCTTCTCCACGTTCTTGCAATAAATCGACCAACCAACACCGATGTTCAAATCAAG GTGGCAAAAGTCTTAATTGAACGTGGTGTGCCAAGTTACACAACAGATGAGCGTGGATGCACACCATTGCATTATGCTGCTTTTACCAAGAACCTCACACTCATCAAGTTTTTCATTG AGCGAAATCCTTCTTCGTTCCGAGGCATGATCTCGCTCACTGATTTGGCAGGTAGAAATGCTTTTGCCGCTCTGCTGTGGAACTCTGCCATTAATGATGACACAACTGCTAACATTTTGAA ACTCTTCCTGGAGCATGATCGTGGAAGTGGAGCGATAAATCGAACTTGTCGATTCCCGATCCCACTCATCGAGGCTCCTTCCCCTGACTGCGATCCGGCTATTGCCGTGAACGATTACTTCAGCGGCGAAATCGAGAGCATCGTCATCAACCCACTGACAAGAGCTATTCAACTGAAAGCTCATCGG GTGATTGACCTCCTGTTGGATTACAACGTTGACATCAATATTCAAGTCGATGGACTCAAAAACCAAACACCACTCATGCTGGCTGTACAACAG AATGATGAAGATGTCGttaaaaaattgcttaacCACAAAACGCCAGTCTTGCTGTCAGCATTGGACAGTGACGACCGAACGGTCCTTCACCATGCTGCTAAACCACTTGCTTACGGCTACTGGGAAAACATGACCATACTGAA GCTTCTCATTGATCAAGGGGTGCCGATCCCCCAAGTTGACAGATTCGGAGGCACCGCACTCTCATATGCTCTTGAAGGAGGATCTGGAAGAATGTCTGACGAATTACAAGCTGTCATGAACATCGATCGTGAAAAATGG GTAAAGCCAAGCTGCATCACAGCAGAGGTGTCTGACAACATCATCTGGAGCACTTCAACTCCTAATTTTGAGGATGATGCTGTCACCATCCTTGAGAGGATTAGGGAAGATGAAATGGAGAATGATTCAGAGCAACCCACACCACATCCAGATCTTCTATCCGGTTTGAGAGAAGCAGG GGAGATTGTCTTTGATCCGACTGTGAGTCGGCACTGCGACGTCTTCCTTATTGCTGTCGACGTCCAGCAAAATGGCAATGTCCAGTATAACTTCTTCAGGATGCAG GTTATTCACCAGAAGGGGAAAAATCTTTACATGTTCTTCACTCGTTGGGGCTTGATCGGGGAGCGGGGTAATTGGCAGACTTCCCCATTTAACACCCCCTCTAATGCCATCAAGGAATTTGCAAAGTACTTTAAACTGAAGACGGCAAATGAATGGAGAAGTATCAATAA TTTCAAGCCACAAACGCGCAAGTACCATCTCGTAGCGCCCGATGTTCAACGTCAGCGTGGAGTCGCAGATTTGGAATTTGACCTCCACACTGACATCCAATCACTGCTGGACAAGGAAATTCAAAGCGCATTTGCTGACATG ATCAACGTGGACAGCATGAAGGAAGCCATGAAAGACAGCACAAATGTCGATCCCGATGTCATGCCATTCGGGCGCCTGGAAAAGGAGCGATTGTCGATGGGCATCAGCATCTTGAATGATATTAA GGAGTTGATTATATCTGCCGGTGAATTGAAGCCCACAGATCCACAAGATCAAATCAGACTCCAACGAGCGCTtgaaaag GTTCAACAGAATAGCACGGAGTATTACCGTTTACTGCCACCCCGTGGTGGGATTTTTGACCGAATTCGTCCGATAAGTGACACCGAAGTGCTCTCCCGCATGATGCTTCAAACAAAACGACTGTGTGAGCTTGAATTTGCCAACAAGGTCCTGCTCGGTGCACAATATCGTATCAACG AAATGAATCCACTCGATTACGTCTACCGATCTGTTGGTTGCAATCTGCATGTGATGGACCCAGATTCAGACGAGTCTCAGTACTTGCTCCAGTGTCTCCATAACACAG GTTCCAACGTACAAGTAGATTGTATGTACCGGGTTAACAGGCCAGGTGAGGCCGCCAACATAGTGGAGACCGGGCTCGGAAACTACAGAATGCTCTGGCACGGCACCAACATCCTTAACTTGATGTCTATTCTTCAAAAGGGTCTACAGCCTACTGAAGCTCCAAATACAGGAAACTTGCCCCAATTTGGAAAA GGAATCTACCTCTCTGACATGGTGGCCAGAGCGATGCAAGATTGCAAAACTTGGGGGACAGAGAAAAAGTACATGCTGCTTTGTCAG GTGGCATTGGGTCATATCAAGGAGATTCGTGACGCTGACAAATGCTCAGATATGGAGGTCGCCAACTCAGTTATGGCAGTTGGAAAGTATATTCCAAAACCGGGAAAAAATCTTATTCTTCCAGAAG GTGGAGCAATATCTCTtggagaaaaagttaaaaatacagATTTAACCGGTGTCACCAATACTTACAACGAGTATGTCGTTTACAGCCCAGAACAG GTTTGCATCCGATACTTGGTCAGA